The genomic segment GATGGTCCGCAGGGTCGCCGCGCACACCACGAGGAGCAGGAGGTCGGCGCGGAACAGCAGCGGCCACGGCGGTGCGCTGGTGGCGAGCCGGCCGCAGTCGGCGATGACGTCGTAGCCGGGCTCGTGGCGCTCCAGGTCAGCGAAGAATGCGGTCAGCGCCTCCCAGGTCGGTCGGATGGTGCCCGCCTGGACCGGGTCGTTGATGCCGGGCAGGACAAGCCGCTGGCCCGAATTCTTCGCGTCGAGGTCGACGAGCTGGTGAGCGAAGGCGTCGGCGAGCTGGTCACGCAGGGCCGCTGCGGCCAACGGCAGTAGGCCGATGGGCGGAATCTCGAGGCTGGACAGGTAGCCGCTCAGGACGCTGCCGCCAGCAGGATCGCACTCGGCGAGCACCGTACGTCCGCTCCAGGCCAGGGTGCAGGCGAGCGCCGTGGTGGTGACGCCGGGTGAGCCCTTGGCCGAGACCATCGCGATGATCGCCACGTCAGGTCCCCGCCGTCAGTGCCACGACGATGCGGCCGGCGGCCGCGCGGGAGGCGACGAGCGGTCCATCGCGCTCAGCGACGGCGACGTTGAGCAACGTGGTGCCCTCCTTGGCGCCGGCACGCACGTCCACCACGGTGGCCTTGATGCTGATCGGCGCGGCGCTCTGCTGCTGGTTGGAGACGGGACCGTCGTCGGCGGTCACGACGAGCAGCACGTCGGCACCGGGCTTGACCCTCTCGGCGGGCATGCGCTCCTGCGGCAGGCTGAGACCCACCAGCTGCTGTCCCTGGCCCGGTACAGCCGTCTCGGTGAGCTGCGCTTGCGTCAGCAGGGTGCCGGGTACCAATGCGACCGCCGCGAACTTGCCGACGACGTCATCGGCGGCGCTGGCCCTGATCGGCTTGAGTGCCGGGTCGACGGTGATCCGCACCGTGGTGAGGTCCGACCGGTCGATGACGGAGCCGACCTCGACCGTGGTGCTCACCGCCAGGTACTCGGCCGTGGTCCCGACCTTGCGCAGCACGGCGGTTGCGATCAGCCCGCCGGCGGCCACCAGCGCCACCGCCAGCCAGACCAGCGCCGGCCGCCAGCGGCGTTGCGGAGCGACCCGGGGAATTGCGTACGGGGCAGCGACCGGCGAGGCGGCGCGGGTGGCCTTGGTTGGCGTAGTGGTCATGAGGTGATCACCTGCAGCTCGTCGATGTCGATCGTGGTGGTGGAGGACAGATCGATGGACTGGGAGCCGGTGTTCCCGCCTCCGCCGCTCCACGTGATCAGCCATGACGTGGTGGCTGTGACGGTGAAGCGGCCTCCGGCCCGGGTGCTGCTCGGGTGGCGGTAGCCGTCGTAGCCGCAGTCCGGAGACCTTTTGTTGCCGTAGGAGGGCTGAAACGGGGTGCCCGGCTTGGTGCAGGTGACCGAGTTGCCGTCACCCATGCTCCAGACGATCTTCTGAGCCCGGGCGGTGGCCGTGACCGACCGACCCGACACTGCTGCAGTCCGAGTGATGGGTCCCCAGGTGCTGGGACTCACCCTGTTCCAGAGCCAGATCGGCAGTCCGACCAGACCGGCGCCGTTGGGCTGCGGAGCAATCCCGATGTTGGGGCCGTCGAGGTTCATCTGGGCGATGGCTCGTTGGGCGAGCTCCTGGTAGGACGGCAGGATCCCGGCGGGTGGGTCCGGCGACCAGGTCGCCGGCGACTGCGAGGCGATGCCCCCGTAGACGCCGCACGTGCGGATGCTCCAGTAGCCGTCGGTCCGGCCTCCGGACGGCGGCGGGACCCGCCTGACGTAGCAGGACCCGTCCCACACGCCGAGCTCGTCGACCACACATGGCACGGCTTTGCCGTCGTAGGTACAGCCCTGTCCGGCACCACCACCGCCATTGCCGTTGCCACCGCCGCCGTTACCGCCGCCCCCGGTGCCGGGCTTCTCGACCACCCAGTAGCAGTTGCCCAGCGCGTCGCAGTGCTCGTAGTCGGCATGCGCCACGCTGGGTGTGAGCACGTTGCTGGCACCGACCGCCAGGAGCAGGGCCGCCACCACGACCGCCCTCCGGATCAGCATGGCCTCTCCCGCTGGGCGTTGACCTCCCGAATGCGCCACTGGCCGTCGTCAAACAGTTCCGCCTTGGCGATCACCACGTACCTCGTGGCCTGGCCCTTGGTGCGTACCGACTTGCCGGTCTTCTTGGAGACCACGTCCCACTTCCCGGTGTCGAAGCAGTCCTCGACCTCGGCGGTGATGGGACGCCGGCTGGTGTCGACCTTGCTCAGGGTGGGTGCCGAGGCCGGCTCGCCCTTCGTGACGAGCCCCTGCTGGAACTTGATCAGCAGGTCCTGGCGCACCGTCAGCAGCGCCGGGTTGGCCACGAACCTGTCGAGCTTGGCGTTGTAGTCGCCCTTGTTCGAGGCGGTGACGTAGATCTGTACGTAGTTCCGGTAGGCCGCAAGCGCGGCCGTGCCGGCTTCGGCGTCCTCGGCGTTTACAGTTGGTGAGACGGAAGTCGATGCAGTCGTCGAGGTGGGGCTCGGCGCGCCGGCAGGCTCCTCTCCTGTGCAACCCGTTGCCCCTGTAAGAAGCGAGACCGCGAGGCAGCCAAGTCCTACCCTGAGGAACGTGCTAGCAGTGGCGATCAAGGTTGTGCCTCCTTTGGTGACCGGCGCGGCTGCAGCCTCTTGGTGACGGCTGTTCAACGTTCAGCCTGCCGGTCCGCCGGCAATCCGGTCGTACCGCCGATGTGTCCGAAGGGTGGCCGTCGCGCCAGCCATGTGGATGGCTGGCGACGGAGCAGGTTCGCCTCTCCGTAGGCCACCCAGAGTCACTGTCGCTGGGCCGCTGGCAGGGAGTAGGTCCCCTACCGGCCGGCCCAGCGACCCCCTCTCCTCAGCGGCGGCCGGACAGGGGTGCCGATGGCGATATCCCCTGCTGACGGTCGGATGCGTCAGCGAGCAACGCGGGACACATCCCCCCGTTGCGCCCCTTATGAAGTGGCTTCCTCTCACTGACGGCTCCCCCCGTTCAGACGGCCGGACCGAATGCGGCGCCGGCCCCGCAACGGGCGTTGAGCGTTTTGCGTCTGCACTCAACGCCCGTTGCTCCAAACAGGAGCGAGCATACGCTCACGTTCCGTGCATGTGTCAACATCTGTTTTGCTGGCGCTTGTATCTGCGACACTGTTGTTTAGTCGCTGGAGGGTGAAGAGTCATGGTCGACGATGGGCACGTTGAGCAGGAGTTGCCACCCCTTGACACGCTGGCCGCCAGGCTGGAGTACCTGTTCGACAAGATCCGCCCGACCACTGAGGAGCTCAGCGCCTCCGATGAGCCGGGCCGCAGGTACACCAACAAGGAGATCGCCGACAAGATCAACAGAACGGCGGCCGAGACCGGCGTCACGATCAGCGCCGCCTACATCGGAGAGTTGCGCCGCGGCGTAGCCAGCGATCCGCGTACCTCGCACGTGCGTGCCCTGGCTTTCGCTTTCGGGGTGAACTCGGGCTACTTCGTGGACGACGCGGCCGCGCGGCGGATACAGGAACAGATCACGTTGCTCAGCGAGCTGCGTCGGATGGACGTCAAACAGGTGGCCCTGCGCCAAGTTCTCGCCGACAACGGATTATCTGCAGGGGACACGCAGCTCATCGAGCAGATGGTGGCCCGACTGCGGGCCGTAGCCGAGGGCGCCAGCCCGGGCTCAAGTGGTGCCGCACCGGACGATCGAAGTTAGCTGTGCTGATCCTTCGGTGGCAGTACGCCGACGAGCGGGGGAACGCTGACGTGAAGTTGCACCGACTACGCAAACGCTGCGAGCAGATCGCCGCCGAGGTGGAGATACCGGAGCCGTTCGACATCCAGACGCTGTGCAACCTGCTCGGCCAACGGCGTGGCCGGCCCATCCACCTGGTGCCGATCAGGCTCCCGGCGCACACGGTATGCGGGATGTGCGTGCCGACCGGCGAGTTCGACGCCATCTTCTTCGAGCAGGACACCTCGCCCCTGCATCAACTGCTGATCATCGGGCACGAGTTGGGCCACCTGCTCGCTGGCCACCGGGCCACCGAAGTCCTGGACCCGGACGCCTCCCGCCTGCTGCTGCCCGACCTCGACCCGCAGCTGGTCCGGCGCAGCCTCGGCCGGAGCAACTACGCAGCCGCCGAGGAGCGCGAGGCCGAGATGATCGGATCGCTGCTGCTGCGACGGGCACGCGCTGGCCGCGACGAAGGACAGGACTCGCCGCTGGACAGCCGTTATGCCGAGTTGTATGGCCGGCTGCGACACTCGCTGGAACACCCCGACTGGTAGTCGAGATGGATACCACCCTGTACGCCGTCTGCGCGGTCGCCGGCTGGTTCGCCTTCGGCTACATGCTGCGGCTCCAGCACCGGCAGCCCGGCCGGGTCCGAGGCGCGATCTGTGTGGCACTCGGGGCCTTCGCCGCCGGGATCACCCTCGCCATCCCGCCCCTCGCAGCAGGCATCGACGACGCATCCGGGCTACCCAACCTGGCCAAAGTCATCTCCCACGCCTGCGCTATGACGATCGCTGCGAGCGCCGAGAACATGCTGCTTCACCTCGCCCTGCCACCGGCGAAGGCCGCAGCCCGGAGCCGGCTCTGGGTGTGGGTCACCAGCGGCGCGTTCCTCGCGATGGCCGGACTGTTCGCCTACACACTCACCTACGACGCCCCGGTGCTTCTGACGGTCGAGTACGCGCGAGATCCCGTCGTGACCGCCTACCTGCTGATCTTCATGCTGGTCGGCTTCTTTGCCTACTGCACCGACATCACCCGCCTGTGCTGGCGCTTCGCCCGCGTCTGCGGACGCCCTTGGCTCCGCCGCGGCCTCCGCATCACCGCCGTCGGTGCAGCCTTCGCCCTGCTCTACAGCACCAACAAGATCGTCTACCTCATCGCTTACTGGACCGGCTACCAACCTTCTGGCGAGAGAGAGATCGCCGCTGTCCTGGTGACCATCAGCGCGTTGCTCATGATGGTCGGCCTCACCATGCCGGCATGGGGCCCCATCCTCACGATCACTCGGCGCTGGGACGACTTCCGCTCCTACCGGCGACTCGAACCGCTCTGGCGGGACCTCGTCAGCGCCCTGCCCGAACTCGAACTCGATGCAAGCCTGCGCCGACCGCTCGGGGCGGTCCGCGACATCGACTACGCACTGACCCGCCGGGTGGCCGAGATCCGCGACGGCCGTCTCGCGCTCCGCCCGTACATGGACGCCAAGGTGACGGAGCTGGCCGAGCAGTTCGCCGAGCAGGCCGGTCTGACCGCCGACGAGCGGCGGTCGAACGTGGAGGCGGCGCACCTGGCTTGCGCCCTGCGTCGACACCAAGCCGGCGTGGTCGCGGCGGTCCCCCAACCGGCGGACGATCTCCATCGCCCAGGCGGTGGCTACGCCGGCGAGATCGCATGGCTGATCCGGGTCACCGCCGCCTATGCCCAATCCCCCGTGGTGGCCCGGACGCTCGTCGCGGCCCGGCTCGCAGCCGCCCAGGACTCCCCGCACTCCGTGGTTGGAGATGCCCAACGATGAGAGCCCGCTACGCCAACCTGACACGCATCCGCGCTCTGGACCCTGAGCGTGACTACCTGGCCATCTACCAGACCATGCTGCGCTACGAGTTCCCCTGGGACATGAAGCTGGGGCTGAACCTTGCCTTCAACCGGTCCTTCTCCATCCCGGCCATCGCCGCGGTGCACACCGCCACCGGTGAGCTGACCGAGCGCACCCAGAAGCGCATCGACGACACCGGCCTCCTGATGTACGAGATGGTGCTCAACGGGTTCGACCAACCGCGCGGCCGGGACGCGCTGCGGCGAATCAACCAGATCCACCGCCCGTACGACATCCCCAACGACGACTACCTCTACGTCCTCGGCTGCTTGGTGGTAATCCCCACCCGATGGCTGCAGCACTACGGCTGGCGGCATCCCTGCTGCCACGAGCGACGGGCCACCTACCTGTTTTATCGGGAGTTGGGCCGGCGGATGGGCATCACCGAGATCCCCAGCTCCTACGAAGAGTTCGAGACCTGGTTTGACGCCTACGACGCCGCGCACCTGCAGCCCAACGACGACGCGGCCGCTATCGAGCGAGCCACCCGGATGCTGATGCTCACCCGCATCCCCAAGCCGCTCGCACCGCTGGGCAACGCGCTGGTCAGCGCCATGTACGACGCGCCTCTCCGGCGCGCGATGCGAGTTGACGCGCCCGCGTGGCCGGTCCGGGCTGGCCTGCATGCTGTACTGAAGCTGCGGGCGGGGCTCCAACGGTGGTTCGGCGCGCCGCGGACCACGGCGCTGTTCGCCAACGGG from the Micromonospora sp. WMMA1947 genome contains:
- a CDS encoding ParA family protein, with the protein product MAIIAMVSAKGSPGVTTTALACTLAWSGRTVLAECDPAGGSVLSGYLSSLEIPPIGLLPLAAAALRDQLADAFAHQLVDLDAKNSGQRLVLPGINDPVQAGTIRPTWEALTAFFADLERHEPGYDVIADCGRLATSAPPWPLLFRADLLLLVVCAATLRTIAPAAGAAEMLRRELTQYGQGPGALALALIGEGPYSRRDIEQRLQLPTLIELPDDRRTAEVLSDGGGRLRGSQRLLRAAASAEPAVRDAIARRRAHLAPTSSRGISRA
- a CDS encoding SAF domain-containing protein encodes the protein MTTTPTKATRAASPVAAPYAIPRVAPQRRWRPALVWLAVALVAAGGLIATAVLRKVGTTAEYLAVSTTVEVGSVIDRSDLTTVRITVDPALKPIRASAADDVVGKFAAVALVPGTLLTQAQLTETAVPGQGQQLVGLSLPQERMPAERVKPGADVLLVVTADDGPVSNQQQSAAPISIKATVVDVRAGAKEGTTLLNVAVAERDGPLVASRAAAGRIVVALTAGT
- a CDS encoding ImmA/IrrE family metallo-endopeptidase; the protein is MLILRWQYADERGNADVKLHRLRKRCEQIAAEVEIPEPFDIQTLCNLLGQRRGRPIHLVPIRLPAHTVCGMCVPTGEFDAIFFEQDTSPLHQLLIIGHELGHLLAGHRATEVLDPDASRLLLPDLDPQLVRRSLGRSNYAAAEEREAEMIGSLLLRRARAGRDEGQDSPLDSRYAELYGRLRHSLEHPDW
- a CDS encoding MAB_1171c family putative transporter, which produces MDTTLYAVCAVAGWFAFGYMLRLQHRQPGRVRGAICVALGAFAAGITLAIPPLAAGIDDASGLPNLAKVISHACAMTIAASAENMLLHLALPPAKAAARSRLWVWVTSGAFLAMAGLFAYTLTYDAPVLLTVEYARDPVVTAYLLIFMLVGFFAYCTDITRLCWRFARVCGRPWLRRGLRITAVGAAFALLYSTNKIVYLIAYWTGYQPSGEREIAAVLVTISALLMMVGLTMPAWGPILTITRRWDDFRSYRRLEPLWRDLVSALPELELDASLRRPLGAVRDIDYALTRRVAEIRDGRLALRPYMDAKVTELAEQFAEQAGLTADERRSNVEAAHLACALRRHQAGVVAAVPQPADDLHRPGGGYAGEIAWLIRVTAAYAQSPVVARTLVAARLAAAQDSPHSVVGDAQR
- a CDS encoding oxygenase MpaB family protein, producing the protein MRARYANLTRIRALDPERDYLAIYQTMLRYEFPWDMKLGLNLAFNRSFSIPAIAAVHTATGELTERTQKRIDDTGLLMYEMVLNGFDQPRGRDALRRINQIHRPYDIPNDDYLYVLGCLVVIPTRWLQHYGWRHPCCHERRATYLFYRELGRRMGITEIPSSYEEFETWFDAYDAAHLQPNDDAAAIERATRMLMLTRIPKPLAPLGNALVSAMYDAPLRRAMRVDAPAWPVRAGLHAVLKLRAGLQRWFGAPRTTALFANGIKAKSYPDGYEISQLGPQQDHVPRRPSA